CGCCCGGCGCCGGTAGACTCGGCTGCCACTACCTGCCTGGGCACCGACGCATGATCGAACTGCTGGACCTGCAACAGACCCTGCATGCCTTCGCAGCCTGCAACGATGATGATGAGGTGTACGGCTCCTTCGGTTGGGTGCACGCCACCGAGGGCGACCTGCTGCAGGCACGCTTCTGGTTGCCACCCGATGAGGATGCCGCCTTCGATGAGGACAGCGAGGTCCCGGCTGAGGCACGCGCGCTGGGCCTGGGCGCGTTCCTGGAACCTGCGACGTTTGCGGATGTGCTCGACGTGCAGAAGCGGCAGCGCCCGTTGTCTTCGTTGCGGGACTACGCGCAGGCGCTGGCGTACTACGCCGAGTACGACGCGTTCCGGCAGGTCGAAGGCATCGACGAGGTGCTGGGCGAAGCGGAAGCTGCGGAACAGGCGGCTGCGCGCGAGGCGGGAGTGGGGACAGGCATCTTCGCGTCCTTCGATCTGGCATTGAACGCGTGCCCGGAGGCGCAGGTCAAAGCGGCGGCCCAACGCGTGGCGCGCCTGCTGGAGATTCCGGTGAGCGATGCATTGGCGCGCTGCCGCGCGTTACCGCTGCTGCTGGGTGAAGCGCTGGATCGTCGCCGCGCGCAGGCGATCAAGGATGACTTCGCCGACATCGGCGCGACGCTGCAGGTGCGTGGCTACAAGCCGTTCCCGTGGATGGACGCGCCCGCATTGCCTTGAGCAACACCCTCCACGCAGGGCGTGGATGACGTTCAACCGAACGCCAGCAACTGCGGCTGCAGCGCGCTGAAAATCCGCGCCAGCCGCTCCGCCCAGGCCTGCTGCCCGGCCACGTCGGCGATCAGGTCCTGGCGGATCTCCAGCTCCACGTGCACCAGGCCACGGCCTTCGCCGTGCACCGGTACCGCGTAATCGCTGGTGCTGCTGACCGAATACGGCTCGTTGTCACCCACCACCAGGTCGCCCTCGTCGCGCAGCGCCTGCAGCAGGGCATGGGCAAAACGCGTGTCCTGGTGGTACAGCACGCCGGCGTGCCACGGCCGCTGCACGCCGTTCATCACCGGTGTGAAGCTGTGCATCATCACCAGCAGGGTCGGGCGGCCGGCATCACGGCGTGTATCAAGCTCGGCGTCGATGCGCGCGTGGTACGGCGCATGGATCGCCTCGATGCGTTGCTGCCGCTGCGCCACTGACAGCCCGGCATTGGCTGGCACCACGGTGTGGTCGCTCACTTCCGGAATCAGCGTTGGCGAGGCCAGCGGGCGGTTGCAGTCGATCAGCAGCCGCGAATAGGTCTGTTCGATCGCCCAGGCATCCAGTCGTTCGGCCAGTGCACGGGTGGTGCCGGCAATGCCGATGTCCCAGCCGATATGGCGGTCCAGTTCGGTCTGCGGCAAGCCCAGGCCTGCGAGGACGCGCGGCACCCGCTGGCCGGCATGGTCGGCCAGCAGCAGGAACGGCGAGGCGCCCTGCGGCCGGTGGATCGTGTGGATCGCCGGGTCGTCTGCGCCGAGCAGGGCCGGCAGCGCGTGCAGGTCGGCGTCAGCCACGCGGGCGTCCGTCCAGGTGGTGCTCGATCATCCACAGCCCGGCCCAGAGCTTGGCGTCCAGCTCGTAGCCTTCGCCCATCTTCTGCACCAGCCAGGCTGCGGCTTCGCTGCGCGGAATCTCGTGCACGGTGATGTCTTCGCTGTCATCACCACCGCCCTCGCCGACACGGCGCAGGCCGGTGGCGCGCACGAAGGCGATCTTCTCGCTGCTGGCGCCAGAGGACGTCGGGCCGATCATCAGCACTTCAGCGTGATCGGCGGTCCAGCCGGTTTCTTCCTCCAGCTCGCGCACCGCCGAGACTTCGATCGACTCGCCGGCGTGGATGTCGCCGACCAGGCCGGCCGGCATCTCGATGGTGGGGGCCTGCAGCGGCACGCGGAACTGCTCGACGAACAGCACCTTGTCCTCGGGGGTGACGGCGATGATGATCGCGGCCAGGCCACCGGCATGGGTACGTTCGCTGTATTCCCAGGTGCCGCGCACCAGCATGCGCTGGTACTTGCCTTCATAGACGACACGCGGGGCTTCGGTGTTGCGCTGGCTCATGCGGGCTCGCTGTGGGTGGGAAGAATATCGGGCACGCCAGCGGCATCGAACAGCCGGCGGCGGGTCATCGGGCCGAAGCGCAGGGTCTGGCACAGGCCGCCGAGCAGCTCGGGATCGGCGGTCTGGCGCAGCAGGCCGGGTTGGCTGCCTTCCAGCGGCGCGTCCAGCGCGATGGTGGTCAGCTGGCGCCAGAGCAGGGCGTGCTCGCGCTGCTCGCGCAGGCGCACGGCCATCTGGGCGGCGCCACGCAGGCGCAGGAACGGCACTTCATCCAGTCGCTCGTACAGCACGTCCATGCTGCCGAAATGGGCCAGCAGCACGGCAGCGGACTTGCTGCCGACGCC
This genomic interval from Stenotrophomonas sp. 57 contains the following:
- a CDS encoding N-formylglutamate amidohydrolase, whose product is MADADLHALPALLGADDPAIHTIHRPQGASPFLLLADHAGQRVPRVLAGLGLPQTELDRHIGWDIGIAGTTRALAERLDAWAIEQTYSRLLIDCNRPLASPTLIPEVSDHTVVPANAGLSVAQRQQRIEAIHAPYHARIDAELDTRRDAGRPTLLVMMHSFTPVMNGVQRPWHAGVLYHQDTRFAHALLQALRDEGDLVVGDNEPYSVSSTSDYAVPVHGEGRGLVHVELEIRQDLIADVAGQQAWAERLARIFSALQPQLLAFG
- a CDS encoding NUDIX hydrolase, with the translated sequence MSQRNTEAPRVVYEGKYQRMLVRGTWEYSERTHAGGLAAIIIAVTPEDKVLFVEQFRVPLQAPTIEMPAGLVGDIHAGESIEVSAVRELEEETGWTADHAEVLMIGPTSSGASSEKIAFVRATGLRRVGEGGGDDSEDITVHEIPRSEAAAWLVQKMGEGYELDAKLWAGLWMIEHHLDGRPRG